In the genome of Ignavibacteriales bacterium, one region contains:
- a CDS encoding ATP-binding protein, with amino-acid sequence MILSKFRSIIIFRISLISINLLVIFYLIFATELLASIIILSAAGIYQLVSLFRYVDKTNRELSKFLGSIKHSDFSQIFSTRNLGGSFKELGSEFNDIINRFQSTRKEKEENLRYLYTVIQHVGIGLFSFDSDGKIEFINNAAKKILKVSQLISIDSLKSINKSLAEKIESLNSGEKTIVKYVEDNELVQLMVHASSFKLKNQIYTIVSLQNIQSEMEEQEMDAWQKLIRVLTHEIMNSITPISSLAATANKILSDFSGSHNDINKEELEDIISANNTILKRSEGLLHFVNNYRNLTKIPRPVFQIISIKKLFERIETLMKKELKEQGIDFNCEVDPLSLELTADPDLIEQVLINLIINSQHALKDIRNAKISLTGSLDDKGKILIKVMDNGSGIPEDVQEKIFIPFFSTKRNGSGIGLSLSRQIIRAHGGTIRVNSVVGKETVFSLRF; translated from the coding sequence ATGATCCTTTCAAAATTCCGCTCGATAATTATTTTTCGGATCTCACTAATCAGCATAAACCTGCTGGTAATATTTTATCTGATTTTCGCCACTGAATTACTTGCCAGCATTATCATTCTGTCTGCTGCGGGTATTTACCAGTTAGTTTCCTTATTCAGATATGTTGACAAAACAAACCGGGAGTTATCGAAATTCCTTGGATCAATTAAGCATTCGGATTTTTCGCAGATTTTTTCTACAAGAAACCTGGGCGGATCATTTAAAGAACTGGGAAGTGAGTTTAATGATATCATAAACCGTTTTCAGTCGACACGTAAAGAGAAAGAGGAAAACCTCCGCTATCTTTATACAGTAATCCAGCATGTTGGTATTGGGTTGTTTTCATTCGACAGTGACGGGAAAATTGAGTTTATAAATAATGCAGCAAAAAAAATATTAAAGGTAAGCCAGCTCATTTCAATTGATTCATTAAAAAGTATTAATAAATCTCTTGCTGAAAAAATCGAGAGTCTGAACTCCGGAGAAAAAACCATCGTTAAATATGTTGAGGATAATGAGCTTGTTCAGCTTATGGTTCACGCTTCTTCATTTAAACTGAAGAACCAGATTTATACAATTGTGTCTCTGCAGAATATTCAGAGTGAAATGGAAGAACAGGAAATGGATGCATGGCAAAAATTAATCCGTGTGTTAACCCATGAAATCATGAATTCCATTACACCAATCTCATCCCTTGCTGCAACAGCAAACAAAATCCTTTCTGATTTTTCCGGTTCACATAATGATATAAACAAAGAAGAACTTGAGGATATCATTTCGGCAAATAATACAATTCTTAAAAGAAGTGAAGGACTGCTTCACTTTGTAAATAATTACAGGAATCTCACTAAAATCCCGAGACCGGTATTTCAAATTATCTCAATAAAAAAGCTGTTTGAACGAATCGAAACCCTGATGAAAAAAGAATTGAAGGAACAAGGCATCGATTTTAATTGTGAAGTTGATCCCCTTTCTCTTGAGTTAACTGCTGACCCTGATTTAATTGAACAGGTTCTGATTAATCTTATTATAAACTCGCAGCACGCATTAAAGGATATTAGGAATGCAAAAATTTCATTGACAGGTTCACTTGATGATAAAGGAAAAATTCTTATCAAGGTTATGGATAACGGTTCAGGAATACCGGAAGATGTACAGGAGAAAATTTTTATACCTTTTTTCAGTACAAAACGAAACGGCTCAGGAATTGGATTGAGTCTCTCAAGGCAAATAATACGTGCGCATGGAGGAACGATAAGGGTTAATTCGGTTGTAGGAAAAGAAACGGTTTTTAGTTTAAGGTTCTGA
- a CDS encoding trypsin-like peptidase domain-containing protein — protein MKKSTACLLLLFVMLMNYSCSTVTYKTIFPTLDDGKYDSEFPYKGSSAELEEIGQSVYRINSTAFYYTYIFDTESKLRMSEVTEDVLKNRAIKTALYDQTAAGTATLISTENSSVALLTCSHVVDFPDTIIGYKHTADGKVTQFVESISIKDKQTTYIAGFPGGGELQVILSDRNLDLAIIGNRYSPDFVTRLKTLKFPYGTAKTLEWGTFVYLFGYPLSYKMITKAIVSSPNYDEHGSFLIDAIINRGFSGGIVLAIKDGVPNFELVGMVQRVPKEDEDYLRPEALSSDGRYSPLIPYEGEIYADKRINIRYGIAKIISIEQILEYIEKHRDYLNQKGYFINILR, from the coding sequence ATGAAAAAATCTACAGCTTGTTTATTGTTGTTGTTTGTGATGCTGATGAACTATTCCTGTTCAACAGTAACATATAAAACAATTTTTCCTACTTTAGATGACGGAAAGTATGACAGTGAATTTCCATATAAAGGAAGTTCCGCTGAACTGGAAGAAATAGGGCAATCAGTTTACAGAATAAACAGCACGGCATTTTACTACACATACATCTTTGACACTGAATCAAAACTTAGAATGTCAGAAGTCACTGAAGACGTATTAAAGAACAGAGCAATAAAAACAGCACTGTATGATCAGACGGCTGCTGGAACTGCAACACTAATCTCGACTGAAAATTCATCAGTTGCGTTGTTAACATGTTCGCACGTGGTTGACTTTCCCGATACAATAATCGGTTACAAACATACTGCAGACGGAAAAGTGACACAGTTTGTTGAGAGCATTTCAATAAAAGATAAACAGACTACTTACATTGCCGGTTTTCCGGGAGGCGGCGAACTGCAAGTTATCTTGTCTGACAGGAATCTTGATTTAGCAATCATTGGAAACAGGTACAGTCCTGATTTTGTTACAAGGCTAAAAACTTTAAAGTTTCCTTATGGAACCGCGAAAACACTTGAGTGGGGAACCTTCGTTTATCTTTTCGGATATCCTTTAAGTTATAAGATGATTACAAAAGCAATTGTAAGCAGTCCGAATTACGATGAACATGGATCGTTTCTCATCGATGCGATTATAAACAGGGGATTCAGTGGTGGAATCGTTCTTGCAATAAAAGACGGTGTACCGAATTTTGAACTTGTCGGAATGGTTCAGCGTGTGCCGAAGGAGGACGAAGATTATCTCCGACCTGAAGCGTTAAGCAGTGATGGCAGATATAGTCCGCTGATTCCTTATGAAGGTGAAATATATGCCGATAAAAGAATCAACATCCGTTACGGTATCGCAAAAATTATTTCCATTGAACAGATACTTGAATATATTGAAAAGCACAGGGATTACTTAAACCAGAAAGGATATTTTATCAACATACTGCGATAG
- a CDS encoding PAS domain-containing protein, which translates to MKSRSAKNKESDSRRKRANNSDKKSSGKTTQQKKKSDIKNINSDSLSFMFMNFPDILWIFDNHLQIIFCTGEIKKIPGINLNKLTGKYVEETLLGSDKKFIRSMKNSPAITSSGKNYISDRFIHSIKNKNRKTLQVETTITAAGEPKKKHEIFAAVTRIIEKKSHSEKIPDETNLSMTLAKQLIHLGTYQFDKSGKNNHCSDEVFKIFERSADEGCFSLEGLYRVVHPDDKSFVIKSITNAFQKKTQFDFEFRIVTSEGKIKYLHNIGQVLRSEKKSSLRIFGIVLDITDRKTNDEKLGKYLFELKRNKELLEDKALELSSLNEQLKSATEELRRTNDAKDKFFSILAHDLRSPFHGLLGFSNMLVAEFDNLSDTEKKNMAERINLSAHYMFKLIENLLEWSRLQSGRMEINPIKTELREVVLYSINLLSNSAVAKQIVIVNNVPENIIAFADTNMLNSVLENLLSNAIKFSKRNSEVIINTTMLNNFVEISVNDSGVGIKKSDIEKLFKIDSHHSTTGTEEERGTGLGLIICKEMIEKLGGSLKVASRENEGSTFSFTIPLAGSIS; encoded by the coding sequence GTGAAAAGTCGCAGCGCTAAAAATAAGGAGAGTGACAGTCGCAGAAAACGGGCAAACAACTCTGATAAAAAATCTTCAGGAAAGACAACTCAGCAAAAAAAAAAATCCGACATTAAAAATATTAACAGTGATTCACTGTCATTTATGTTTATGAATTTTCCTGATATTCTTTGGATATTCGATAACCATTTACAGATAATCTTCTGTACCGGTGAGATAAAAAAAATACCCGGAATAAACCTGAACAAACTGACAGGAAAATATGTTGAAGAAACATTATTAGGTTCAGATAAAAAATTTATAAGATCAATGAAAAATTCTCCAGCCATTACCTCATCAGGGAAAAATTACATAAGTGATAGATTCATTCACTCAATAAAAAACAAAAATCGTAAAACATTACAGGTTGAAACAACAATAACTGCAGCAGGCGAACCAAAAAAGAAGCATGAAATATTCGCTGCCGTGACGAGGATTATTGAAAAGAAATCACATTCAGAAAAGATTCCTGATGAAACTAACCTTAGTATGACCCTCGCTAAGCAGCTTATTCATTTAGGAACATACCAGTTCGATAAATCAGGAAAAAATAATCACTGCTCTGATGAAGTATTTAAAATTTTTGAAAGAAGTGCCGACGAAGGTTGCTTTTCATTGGAAGGTTTGTACCGTGTTGTTCATCCTGATGATAAATCATTCGTAATAAAAAGTATAACAAATGCCTTTCAGAAAAAAACACAGTTTGATTTTGAGTTTAGAATAGTCACTTCAGAAGGTAAGATAAAATATCTTCACAATATTGGTCAGGTACTTCGTTCAGAAAAAAAATCTTCGTTAAGAATTTTCGGAATAGTCCTGGATATTACTGACAGGAAAACAAATGATGAGAAACTCGGGAAATATCTTTTTGAACTGAAACGTAACAAGGAACTGCTGGAAGATAAAGCTCTTGAGCTTTCAAGTTTAAATGAGCAATTAAAATCAGCGACAGAAGAGCTGAGAAGAACAAATGATGCTAAAGATAAATTCTTTTCCATACTTGCTCACGATCTGCGTAGTCCTTTTCATGGATTGCTTGGATTCTCTAATATGCTTGTTGCAGAGTTTGATAATTTATCCGACACGGAAAAGAAAAATATGGCTGAAAGGATAAATCTTTCTGCTCACTATATGTTCAAACTAATTGAAAATTTACTTGAGTGGTCAAGATTACAATCCGGGCGGATGGAAATTAATCCAATTAAAACAGAACTTAGGGAAGTAGTATTATATTCAATAAACCTGTTGAGCAATTCGGCGGTGGCAAAACAAATAGTGATTGTTAATAATGTCCCGGAAAATATTATTGCGTTTGCTGACACAAATATGCTTAACTCGGTACTTGAAAATTTACTTTCGAATGCGATTAAATTTTCAAAAAGAAATTCAGAAGTGATAATCAACACAACTATGCTGAACAACTTTGTTGAAATTTCTGTAAACGACAGTGGAGTGGGAATAAAAAAATCGGATATCGAAAAACTGTTCAAAATTGATAGTCATCATTCTACTACAGGAACTGAAGAGGAAAGAGGAACCGGATTGGGATTAATTATATGCAAAGAAATGATTGAGAAACTTGGCGGCAGTCTAAAGGTCGCAAGCAGGGAGAATGAAGGAAGTACTTTTTCTTTTACAATTCCATTAGCCGGTTCAATAAGTTGA
- a CDS encoding PAS domain S-box protein, whose amino-acid sequence MLINRNLFRTEIKSSFYFPLRITLLYLILGGLWILFSDKLAVAFTNDFETLAVIQMYKGWFFIIITAFFFYLLIKRDFKLIETTQKELSESEKRFRSLFDNAPLGYQAVDSDGKILAVNKAVCSTLGYTEKEMVGKYFVDFLKVEDKSIFEEILKNIQSDGVLGNVEFRMVKKDKATAIIAVEGKVAFTNDGQFKQLHCILIDITERKKNEADLIKLSSAVDQSPAAVAILKRDGKLEYINPKFTQLTGYTFNETAGKEPIQLKPSSMPDEEFKNIWSSIKAGDEWSGEYYNNKKNGEFYWELISISPIKNTETEITHFLVLKEDITGRKTIEKELIRAKDEAEELSKLKTNLLGNISHELRTPLVGIIGFAEFLKETELDVDQSDMVQKIINSSKRLTNTLNSILYLSEIASRENYLNKEEINLAKHTPMLMFPFIQAAKEKGLEFSILIKSKKASAVIDDKLYIMVLNNLLDNALKFTRHGKIEITIDLVETGENKFAAVKVSDTGIGIAETDREKIFQEFRQASEGVSRWYEGTGLGLTLAKKMVEAMDGTINLESEIGKGSIFTIMFPAIEIPEATEEIADDVSKESGIQPFRILLVEDNFINKEVTELYLKDIYSIDHAENGEAAVELSRQNHYDVILMDINLGGGINGIETAKEIRKLNGYESVPVVAVTGYAMAGDKEVLLAEGLTHYLAKPFEKQELLQLLAEILIEN is encoded by the coding sequence ATGTTGATAAATAGAAATTTATTCCGCACCGAAATTAAATCTTCGTTTTATTTTCCGCTCCGCATCACACTGCTCTACCTGATCCTTGGAGGTTTATGGATATTGTTTTCCGATAAACTTGCTGTAGCATTTACAAATGATTTTGAAACACTTGCCGTTATTCAGATGTACAAAGGCTGGTTCTTTATTATCATCACTGCATTTTTCTTTTATTTATTAATAAAGCGGGACTTTAAATTAATTGAAACAACTCAGAAGGAACTATCCGAAAGCGAAAAACGATTCCGGTCTTTATTTGATAACGCTCCGCTGGGCTACCAGGCTGTAGACAGTGATGGAAAAATTCTTGCTGTTAACAAAGCAGTATGCTCAACATTAGGGTATACTGAAAAAGAAATGGTTGGAAAATACTTTGTCGATTTTTTAAAGGTTGAAGACAAAAGTATCTTCGAAGAAATTTTGAAAAATATTCAGAGCGATGGAGTACTTGGTAATGTTGAATTCAGGATGGTTAAAAAAGATAAGGCAACAGCCATTATAGCTGTGGAGGGGAAAGTTGCATTCACAAATGACGGGCAGTTCAAACAACTGCATTGCATTTTAATAGATATAACTGAGAGGAAAAAGAATGAAGCGGATTTGATCAAGTTATCAAGCGCTGTAGATCAGAGCCCTGCCGCGGTGGCTATACTCAAGAGAGATGGAAAACTCGAATATATTAACCCGAAATTTACACAGTTAACCGGATATACTTTTAATGAAACAGCTGGTAAGGAACCTATCCAATTAAAACCTTCTTCAATGCCGGATGAAGAATTCAAAAATATCTGGTCATCAATTAAAGCGGGAGATGAATGGTCGGGAGAATATTACAACAACAAAAAGAACGGAGAGTTTTACTGGGAATTGATTTCAATCTCCCCGATAAAAAATACTGAGACTGAAATCACTCACTTCCTGGTACTTAAAGAAGATATAACGGGACGAAAGACAATTGAGAAAGAGCTGATACGTGCTAAAGATGAAGCGGAGGAATTAAGTAAACTGAAAACAAATCTGCTTGGGAATATCAGTCATGAACTCAGAACTCCTCTTGTAGGTATTATCGGATTTGCGGAATTCCTTAAAGAAACCGAACTGGATGTTGATCAGTCAGACATGGTTCAAAAAATTATTAATAGCTCAAAGCGGCTAACTAATACATTAAACTCAATACTTTATCTCTCGGAAATTGCTTCACGTGAGAATTATCTTAATAAGGAAGAAATAAATTTAGCCAAACACACTCCAATGCTTATGTTTCCATTTATTCAGGCGGCTAAAGAAAAGGGTCTTGAGTTTTCTATTCTGATTAAATCAAAAAAAGCATCAGCAGTTATAGATGATAAACTGTACATAATGGTATTGAATAATCTGCTTGACAATGCGCTTAAGTTTACCAGGCACGGAAAAATTGAAATTACAATTGATTTAGTTGAAACAGGTGAAAATAAATTTGCCGCCGTGAAAGTAAGCGATACGGGAATTGGAATTGCTGAAACTGACAGGGAAAAAATATTCCAGGAATTCCGTCAGGCGAGTGAAGGCGTTTCCAGGTGGTATGAAGGGACAGGTTTAGGGTTAACGCTTGCAAAAAAAATGGTTGAAGCAATGGATGGAACAATCAATCTTGAAAGTGAAATTGGTAAAGGCAGCATCTTTACGATCATGTTTCCTGCAATTGAAATTCCTGAAGCCACGGAAGAGATTGCAGATGATGTAAGTAAAGAATCGGGAATCCAGCCATTCAGAATATTATTGGTAGAAGATAATTTTATAAACAAAGAGGTAACTGAATTATACTTAAAAGATATTTACTCAATTGATCACGCTGAAAATGGTGAGGCAGCCGTAGAATTGTCGCGTCAAAATCACTATGATGTTATACTGATGGATATTAATCTCGGAGGCGGTATAAACGGAATTGAAACTGCAAAGGAAATAAGAAAGTTAAACGGCTATGAAAGTGTTCCGGTGGTTGCTGTCACGGGCTATGCGATGGCAGGCGATAAAGAAGTGTTGCTGGCGGAAGGACTAACCCACTACCTTGCAAAGCCGTTTGAAAAACAGGAGTTGCTTCAGTTATTAGCTGAGATATTAATTGAGAATTAA
- a CDS encoding PAS domain S-box protein, producing the protein MKPGSDSSASFRTTAETIINGLQNHENFTPEETFRLVRKLEDLHKQTEEKNEQLFQRLRESDFRKQQYQSQINSIPASLIIFNERGQIISANKTAADILEEDADSLYKKLFYNYLSTDSKAVFRLHLRNTFLESGTQSAELVLNTNYRSPSVFLIKSRSLNRQGELNRECYSVLIDYPEKRRTDEVLLENLERLSAIIEDQTELICRWSPVKKINFVNNSYCRYFNKKAEDLIGTDFNTFIVEKDKEKFDQSLLLLSPDNPLNIIEVRAVLPYGEVKWQQWTNKALFDKSGNIIEYQSVGRDITKQKRSEESLRISEERYRLAVENSPNQIFSVNKNGLLITWNKACEELFQFKREILGQSFTELLHSSSDVSEVQNMIQQVFEGKTFNIPELIFKSKDGTKKYLMVRLYPLIGNEKKIYACVFTATDLTERKKIELALRKSEELQRALFTGSVDPILITDINFKTIAANPALEKLIGYSSDELRGFTFPPNSAFDSTLIREWVEKCKSGEGVSGYETNISGRSDELIPVSMTISPIKNIKGELRYISFWLRDIKERKRIQEALRISEERMRLLLQSAEDIVLMQNLEGKILYYNGATKYGLTPGEVVGKSPYDFFEKDLAEILEKHVNEVAVSSKPLISEDEFHWQGEKMCFSNLLSPVKDENGKVIAVTIISRNITDKKKAEDALLESKIKLQELNASKDKFFSIVAHDLRSPFQGLIGFSNLLLEDYKSLDREEIREFVENINNSTKNLYKLIENLLEWSRIQTGRKEYFPQKIDLYETVDSELKLLSGNAANKNISLENLISNDTRVTADKNMLTSVLENLITNSIKFTNPGGEVKVYNNHLGEMIEVVVEDNGVGIRADDLQKLLRIDQQHSTEGTAQERGTGLGLMLVKEFVEKQGGTIRIESEFGKGTKVFFTLPRALNPITVDT; encoded by the coding sequence ATGAAGCCTGGCTCAGACTCTTCTGCATCATTCCGCACAACAGCCGAAACGATTATTAACGGTTTACAAAACCATGAAAATTTTACTCCTGAAGAAACTTTCAGATTAGTAAGAAAACTTGAAGACCTCCACAAACAAACCGAAGAAAAAAACGAACAGCTTTTTCAGAGATTAAGAGAATCTGATTTCAGGAAACAGCAGTACCAGTCCCAGATAAATTCTATTCCGGCTTCACTAATAATTTTTAATGAAAGAGGACAAATTATTAGCGCCAACAAAACTGCAGCTGATATACTTGAAGAAGACGCAGACAGCTTATACAAAAAATTATTTTACAATTATCTCTCGACTGATAGTAAAGCAGTTTTCCGGTTACATCTTCGCAATACATTTCTTGAGAGCGGTACTCAATCAGCAGAACTTGTCTTAAATACAAATTACAGATCGCCTTCAGTTTTCCTTATTAAAAGCAGAAGTTTGAACAGGCAGGGTGAATTGAATCGTGAGTGTTATTCAGTACTGATTGATTACCCGGAAAAAAGACGAACTGATGAAGTTCTTCTTGAAAACCTTGAACGTCTTTCAGCTATCATTGAAGATCAGACTGAATTAATATGCAGGTGGTCACCGGTTAAGAAAATTAATTTTGTTAATAATTCCTACTGCAGATACTTTAATAAAAAAGCAGAAGATTTAATCGGAACAGATTTTAACACCTTCATTGTTGAGAAGGACAAAGAAAAATTTGATCAAAGCCTGCTGCTTCTTTCTCCCGATAACCCGCTCAACATCATCGAAGTTCGTGCTGTACTGCCATACGGCGAAGTAAAATGGCAGCAGTGGACTAACAAAGCGTTGTTTGATAAATCAGGAAATATAATAGAGTATCAATCGGTCGGCAGAGATATAACCAAACAAAAACGTTCTGAGGAATCACTGCGGATTAGCGAAGAACGATACCGGCTGGCAGTTGAGAACTCACCGAACCAGATTTTTTCTGTTAACAAAAACGGGTTACTGATTACCTGGAATAAGGCTTGTGAAGAGTTATTTCAGTTCAAGCGTGAAATACTTGGACAATCTTTTACTGAATTATTGCATTCTTCATCCGATGTATCAGAAGTTCAGAACATGATCCAGCAGGTCTTTGAAGGAAAGACTTTCAATATCCCTGAATTGATATTTAAATCTAAAGACGGCACAAAAAAATATTTAATGGTTCGTCTTTATCCTCTCATCGGAAATGAAAAGAAAATTTATGCCTGTGTTTTTACCGCTACGGATCTGACTGAAAGAAAGAAGATTGAACTGGCACTTAGAAAAAGTGAAGAGCTTCAGCGTGCCCTGTTTACAGGCAGTGTCGACCCAATTCTGATTACAGACATCAACTTTAAAACAATTGCCGCTAACCCTGCGCTGGAAAAATTAATCGGGTACAGCTCCGATGAATTAAGAGGATTTACTTTTCCTCCAAACTCAGCTTTTGATTCAACACTTATCAGAGAATGGGTTGAAAAATGTAAATCAGGTGAAGGCGTGTCCGGTTATGAAACAAATATTTCAGGAAGAAGCGATGAACTGATACCCGTAAGCATGACCATTTCACCGATAAAGAATATTAAAGGTGAATTAAGGTACATCTCTTTCTGGCTGCGGGATATAAAAGAAAGAAAAAGAATTCAGGAAGCTTTGCGCATAAGTGAAGAACGGATGCGGCTGCTTCTGCAGAGCGCAGAAGATATTGTTCTAATGCAGAATCTTGAAGGTAAAATTCTGTACTATAACGGCGCTACAAAATATGGACTCACTCCGGGTGAAGTTGTCGGAAAATCTCCGTACGATTTTTTTGAAAAGGATCTGGCAGAAATTCTTGAAAAACATGTAAACGAAGTAGCTGTTAGCTCCAAGCCATTAATTTCTGAAGATGAATTCCACTGGCAGGGTGAAAAGATGTGTTTTTCAAATCTGCTTTCTCCTGTAAAAGATGAAAATGGAAAAGTGATCGCGGTTACAATAATTTCAAGGAATATTACCGATAAGAAAAAAGCGGAAGATGCTCTTCTTGAATCGAAGATAAAATTACAGGAATTAAATGCGAGCAAGGATAAGTTCTTCTCAATTGTGGCGCATGATCTCAGAAGCCCATTCCAGGGACTGATTGGTTTTTCAAATTTGCTGCTTGAAGATTATAAATCGCTTGACAGGGAAGAAATAAGAGAGTTTGTTGAGAACATTAATAACTCGACAAAAAATCTATATAAACTTATAGAGAATCTTTTAGAGTGGTCAAGAATTCAAACGGGAAGAAAAGAATACTTCCCTCAGAAAATTGATCTTTATGAAACCGTGGATTCCGAACTAAAATTGCTAAGCGGTAATGCTGCGAACAAAAATATCTCCCTCGAAAATCTTATTTCAAATGATACTCGTGTTACGGCAGATAAAAATATGCTCACATCTGTTCTTGAAAACCTGATAACAAACTCAATAAAGTTTACTAACCCCGGCGGTGAAGTTAAAGTATATAACAATCATCTGGGTGAAATGATTGAAGTTGTGGTTGAAGACAACGGGGTTGGAATAAGAGCAGATGATCTTCAAAAACTATTGCGTATAGATCAACAACATTCTACCGAAGGGACTGCACAGGAACGCGGAACCGGGTTGGGATTAATGCTGGTAAAAGAATTTGTTGAGAAACAAGGGGGCACTATAAGAATTGAAAGTGAATTTGGGAAAGGTACAAAAGTTTTCTTTACTCTTCCCCGGGCATTAAACCCGATTACTGTAGATACATAA
- a CDS encoding glycosyltransferase family 2 protein, with protein MSISLSMIVKNEEKYLRGCLDSVKDIVQQIVLVDTGSSDATISIAEEYNAEVYQFDWVNDFSAARNFALSKSTGDWILYLDADERLSESSLDELKKITSANEKLAVNCFVKSPDDQTGRDNVISYTRLFRNDPQIKFSGSVHEQIIGSINENGYKLIDSSIEILHLGYNTSKEKKKQKASRNLSLLLNDYQNNPDLYKTFQLAQTYNVLEEYDESTKLFREVIRTKKIPKEFLIISFYYVSVNELRNHNIEPSLKCAIEGLKLNDNYAPLNYLLSKICLRNGDLNQAIKLSMKSYRANTDVLKNKKFSSNDIILNNEEMILYGLSISQQAGRIDAIQFFLGEYSNPADRNFITDGKLNAGVISKLLNKKDLEESEINTICNFTNKGNVEYVISILTPYNKVKLRCRILESLMKKLSDDCAVKTAYAISLMEDGKTTESTLLFEQLLEHPDVQPSVPFYLISIYISSGKYEELTRLIDFSEQKFKSIPEAKAAIDMIKQKIKGILQTA; from the coding sequence GTGAGCATTTCACTTAGTATGATCGTTAAGAATGAGGAAAAATATCTCCGCGGATGTTTAGATTCAGTGAAAGATATTGTTCAGCAAATTGTGCTTGTGGATACAGGTTCATCCGATGCTACAATATCAATCGCTGAAGAGTATAATGCAGAGGTTTATCAATTTGATTGGGTAAATGATTTTTCCGCGGCGAGAAATTTTGCTTTAAGTAAATCAACGGGCGATTGGATTTTATATCTTGACGCAGATGAGAGACTTTCAGAATCGAGTCTTGATGAATTAAAAAAAATAACATCAGCAAATGAAAAATTAGCTGTTAACTGTTTTGTTAAAAGTCCGGATGACCAAACAGGACGCGACAATGTTATAAGCTACACAAGATTATTCCGCAACGACCCGCAAATAAAATTTTCCGGTTCAGTTCACGAACAGATAATCGGCTCAATCAATGAAAACGGGTACAAATTAATTGATTCATCAATTGAGATTCTTCATCTTGGATACAATACTTCAAAAGAAAAAAAGAAACAAAAAGCATCAAGAAACCTTTCGCTTCTTCTAAATGACTATCAAAATAACCCTGACCTGTACAAAACCTTCCAGCTTGCACAAACATATAACGTACTTGAAGAATACGATGAATCAACAAAATTGTTCAGAGAAGTCATCCGGACAAAAAAAATTCCTAAAGAATTTCTGATAATATCATTCTACTATGTATCCGTTAATGAACTGCGGAATCACAACATTGAACCATCATTGAAATGCGCGATAGAAGGATTAAAACTTAATGACAACTATGCCCCTCTGAATTATCTCCTCTCAAAGATTTGCCTGCGCAACGGTGACTTAAACCAGGCTATCAAATTGTCGATGAAAAGTTATCGCGCTAATACGGACGTTTTAAAGAACAAAAAATTCAGCAGCAATGATATCATACTTAATAATGAAGAAATGATTCTTTACGGATTGAGCATATCCCAGCAGGCAGGCAGGATTGATGCAATTCAGTTTTTTCTGGGTGAATATTCAAATCCGGCAGACAGAAATTTTATCACTGATGGCAAGTTGAACGCAGGGGTTATTTCAAAATTATTGAATAAAAAGGATCTCGAAGAATCAGAGATCAACACGATCTGCAATTTTACAAACAAAGGAAATGTAGAATATGTTATTTCTATTCTTACTCCCTATAACAAAGTCAAATTGCGGTGTAGAATTCTTGAGTCTCTGATGAAAAAATTATCTGATGATTGTGCAGTAAAAACAGCGTACGCCATATCCTTGATGGAAGATGGAAAAACGACTGAATCAACATTACTTTTTGAACAGCTCCTGGAACACCCGGATGTTCAGCCGTCAGTTCCGTTTTATTTAATTTCTATTTATATCAGTTCAGGCAAATACGAAGAACTGACGAGACTGATTGACTTTTCTGAACAAAAATTCAAATCAATACCGGAAGCAAAGGCTGCAATAGATATGATAAAACAAAAAATTAAAGGGATATTACAGACAGCCTGA